Part of the Pedobacter roseus genome is shown below.
TAATAGCCATTGTTATCAGATGGCACATAATTTAGCTCCGGATCGTAATTTTTGATTTTGCTGAGTACAAACAGGTTTGATCCGTTTACAAATACCCTTGCACTGCGTACCTTAATTTTCGACAAAAATTCTTTTGGGAGATCGTAACTTAACTGAAGGGTTTTTAACCTTAAGAAAGCGCCATCATTTAACCAGAAATCAGAATCCAGGTTGTTCACCGTACTGTTCCTGTCGAATGCGGCAGGCAGATTATTATCAGGCGTTTGAGGTGTCCACCGACCTTCATATTGCCAAAGTGCCGGCGTGGTTTCTGAATTGTTTCCTTGCGGACGGATAATATGTTTTACACCGCTTACGCCATAAAACAAGGCTTCTACACCAAAACCTTTATACCTTAACCCCAGGTTAATACCAAAATTGTTTCTTGGAATCTGGCTGTCAAAAAAGCGTTCCCTATCGTTACTGGTAATTTTGCCATCATTGTTGATATCAACATATTTAATGTCGCCAGGTTTGCTACCTGTTAATGGCGTTACTTTTCCGCCGTTGGCGTTAGTATAGTTATTTATCTCCGCCTGATTATTATAAATACCATCGGTTTTATAAATTAAAAAAGAACGGATTGGATAGCCGGTTTGACGCTGATAATCGATTGTTAACGGCGATTCATCCATAAAAACAATTTCGTTGTTGGTATGGGTAAAATTACCCCCAACGGTATAACTGAAATCGGTACCGATTTTACCATTGTAGTTCAACTCCAGTTCGAAACCATTGCTATTGGCGATCCCGATATTTTCGGGCGGGAGTTTACCTCCTAAACCGGTATAGCTTGGAATGGAGGCATTTCTCTGGGTTAAAATATCGTATCGGTGTCTCCAGAAATAATCACCGTTAAAGGTTAATGCATTGTTAAAAAAGCCGAGTTCCAGGCCAATGTCCATACTTTTAACCTTCTCCCAGGTAAAGTTTGGATTTGGTGATACGTTGGTGGCTAAGCCCAGGGCGGGTACATCCGGATTGCCAAAATAGTAGGCATTCTGATTAATTTTATAAGTACTTAAATAAAGATATGGGCTAATCGCGTCATCACCCAAAATGCCCCACGAGCCCCTTAGTTTCGCAAAACTTACAAAAGGTAAAGCTTTGCCAAAGAAATTTTCCTTGCTCATTACCCATCCGGCAGAAATACCCGGGAAGAAACCAAATTTATTACCCGGACCAAAATTGAACGATCCATTATAACGGCCACTAAATTCGAACAAATATTTTTCTTTGTAGCTGTAATTTACCCTGCCAAAAACACTTCTTCTGCCATTTTGATCGCCTGAACCTCCATTCGATAAAAAGGTTGGATCAGGGTTGGCTAATCCTAAAAAAGGCAGCTGATCGCTTAACAGGCTTCTTGAGCCTGTGGTGGTCTGCGCAGTTAAATAATCCGTTTCTTCATAGCCAAAAATAGAACTCACATTATGATCGCTGGCAAATACTCTATCATAGCCAAGTTTAATGTTATAGGTATTTCTTCTGGTACGGCCCCAGGTTTCGTTTAATCCGATTAAATTTCCATTGGTAGATTCTTTTTTGTTGATGTATTCTCCGGTAGTTTTGTTATAATCATAATTATCATACGGGCGCGAAAGACGTTTATATTGCCAGAAAGTATTGTCTAAACCTGCATAGGCATTTAAATAAAGACCTTTGGTTACCCATGGCATTTTCAAGTCGATTGTTCCCGTTGCCTGTGCATAATAAGATAACTGACGATCGTAACCGGGTTGATCTGTAACCCTCAGCAATGGATTGCTGCCAGTTGTTGTGCCTGTACCATATAAACCGTTGGGATACTTTGCTGCAACAGTTGGATATTGGGCCAAAATTGCCATAAATACCCCACCGTTTAAGTTTGCATTATCAAGAGGTGCATATTTATCTTCATTACGTCCTGATAAATCGAGTGAAACCTTTAAATCCTTTGTAATATTGGCATCAATATTAGCCCTTAAGTTTTTTTGGTTATAATTAAACGGCGATTCGTTATACAAATACTTTTGATACAGGTATTGCCCCGAGATATAATACTTTACATTATCGGTACCTCCAGAAACATTTAAGTCGTGCTGTGTCATCGGAGCCGTTTTAGCAATTACCGCATCATACCAGTTGGTGTTAGGATGCCCTAATGGATCAGTTCCGTTTTCGAACAGTGTAATATCCTCATCAGTATATCTTGGAGCACCATTTCTGCGCGCCAGAAGTTCATTATAGTACCTCGCAAACTGACCTGCATCAACCAGTTTGGTAACTCGGGTTGGCGATTGAAGCGAAACACTACCATTGTAAGAAACTGTTGGTTTGCCGGTTTTACCACGTTTAGTGGTAATCAACATCACCCCATTGGCTGCACGAACCCCATAAATAGCTGCTGACGCATCTTTTAATACCGAAACCGATTCGATATCTTCCGGATTGATCCGGCTAAAACTCCTGTCAGGAACACCATCAACCACTATTAATGGTCCGGCATTGGGATTTGAAAAACTGGTTGCCCCTCTGATAGATAGTGCAGAACCATCATTACCAGGCTCGCCAGAACGGTTTGTGGCAATTAAACCCGGCGTTCTGCCTGTTAGGTTATTGGAAAGATTCCCATTAGGACTTTGTTTGATTACATCACCCTTAACCTGTACCACAGCACCAGTTAGGGTAGCCTTTTTCTGCGTACCGTAACCAACCACTACTACATCGTTTAAATTATTATTTTCTTCTAATAGGGTAATTGATATGGTTTGTTTGCCATTTAAGGCTATTTCCTGCGGTGCAAAACCAATATAACGAATGCTTAAAATTTCATTCCCCTTTAACCCGCTTAAAGTAAAATTTCCATTTCCATCAGTTGTAGTTCCTTTCTGAGTGCCCTTAACCAGCACACTAACCCCGGGTAAACCTGCTTTCTTGGCATCGGTTATCCTGCCTTTAACCGTGCTATCGGCTTTTATCAAATTGCTGCCGAAATTTTTGCCTGCCTGATGCGCCCCTGCAAGTAACGGCGCAGTGAAACATAAGAGTACCAATAGCACTTTTATGCTCAAAAACTTTGGGATAAGAAACTTCCCATCCGATTTTTTTTTCAAATTCATAGATTGTTCTGTAATGTTGGTTTATTCACCTTTTTAATGATGATCGGGTAAAATTAGAGGGTGCAATACAAAACAAACTATGTTGAACGAACCAAACTCAGCACAAAACAACGTACCGCTAACTATTTTTAAATCAAAACTTTACAAAATAAAAAAAGGAAATTATGGACAACCTAATTGCGGTAGCAGCTTCAAATATTTTAAAGCAATAGATGAAATGCAGGGCTAAAGATGCCACACATTGAAGTTTAACTTAGTACCTTAAAGATTTATGTTAATTGTGAAAAATGCATAAATGGTTAATAACTCATTTGTTTTAAACAATGCCAGTTTGAAATTTAAAATGGTACATACCATAAAAAAAATCAACATATCTACTTATATACAAGCAATTTAGCCATACAAAAATTTACGCTGATTTTTGTATGGGCGCATCCTGTTAAGGATAAAATCTTATGATTAATTTTATCAAAATCAACAACTTAATAAACCCAATAAATGACCAAAAAACATTTTATATTTTCTCTCCTCTTCATGGCTGTGAGATTATGCAGCTTTGCACAACAAACTATAGAAATTGCCACCAAAAACAACGTACTTATTTTAGAAACGGATAAAGATAATACGTTACTATCAAGCTATATTGGCAAAAAGCTTGATAACACAGCTGAATATCCTGGCATCCAGGCATTAGATAAGTACAAACCGGGTTCTGATGATCTTTTGAATAAACGGGAAGCTTATATCGCATCAGGATCGTTAAACCTGATGGAACCTGCATTAACAGTAAGCCATGCCGATGGCAATAAATCAACGGTACTTACATTTTCTGAGGTAAAAACCGAACAGCTCGATCAGAACAGGAAATTAACCAGCATTGTACTAAAAGATCAGAAATATAAATTTCAGGTGACATTAAAATACCTGGCTTATTTTAACGAAAACGTAATCGAACAATGGGCAGAAATTGAGCATCACGAAAAAGGAAACGTTGTGCTGAAGAAATATGCTTCGGCAAACCTTACCCTGAGCGGACGTAAATTCTTTCTGAAAAACCAATATAGCGGTGCCACACGCGAAATGCGATCAGAAGAACAACAGTTGCTCCATGGCATCAAAACCATCGATTCGAAACTGGGTACCCGCACAAACCTGCTTCACTCCTCTTCTTTTATGGTTTCAATTGATCAGCCGGCCACCGAAGATATAGGCGAAGTAATTGCCGGCTCACTGGCCTGGACAGGGAATTTTAAACTCGATTTTGAAACTTTTGACGAGTATTATTTAAGGGTTACTGCAGGTATCAACAACTTTTCGTCGGATTATACCTTAAAAACAGGTGAAAATTTTATCACTCCGCGTTTTGTATATACCTATTCATCAGAGGGAAAAGGTGTGGCGAGCAGAAATCTGCAAAACTGGGCCCGAAACTACCAGTTACTGGATGGAAAAGGTGAAAGATCGACCATTTTAAACAACTGGGAAACCACTTATTTCGATTTTAATGATGAGAAACTGAATGAACTGACAAAAGACACTAAAAAATTAGGTGTTGACGTTTTTTTATTGGATGATGGCTGGTTTGGCAATAAATACCCGCGTAACGGTTCAACTTCGGGTTTGGGCGATTGGCAATATAACAGGCAAAAACTGAAAAACGGCATCAGCACTTTGGGCAAGGAAGCCACCGCTAATGGTGTAAAATTCGGGATCTGGATAGAGCCGGAAATGGTTAACCCAAAAAGTGAACTTTACGAAAATCATCCCGACTGGATCATCAGGCAGCCCGAAAGAAAAGAATATTACATGCGGAACCAACTGGTGCTTGATTTAACCAACCCGAAGGTTCAGGATTTTATTTATAAAACCGTTGATGATATTTTTAAGGAGGTGCCGGAACTTGCCTTTATTAAGTGGGACTGCAATTCACTGATCTACAATGCCAACTCGCCTACCTTAAAAAACCAGGATCATTTTTACATCGAATACATCAGGGGATTGAACAGTGTGCTGGAAAGGATCAGAAAAAAATATCCTAAAACACCAATGATGCTCTGCGCAGGAGGAGGCTCGAGGGTTGATTATGCCGCACTTAAATACTTTACTGAATTTTGGCCCAGCGATAATACCAATCCTTACGACCGTATCTTTATCCAGTGGGAATATTCTTATTATTTCCCTTCGATTGCCGTTGATAACCACATTACCGACATGGGCAAGCAGCCCATTAAATTTAAAACAGATGTGGCCATGATGGGCAAACTTGGTTATGATGTACGCGTAAATGAACTGAGTAAAAACGACCTGCTTTTTAGTCAGAATGCGGTTAAAACCTACAACAACTTCAAAGATATTGTATGGCATGGCCAGCAGTACCGTTTGCAGGATCCTTACGAAAACAAAATTGCCTCCATTGCTTATGTAAACGATGCTAAAGACCAGGCAATTGTTTTTAATTATTACGTAGCTACGCTTTTTACCAATGGGGTGATTCTACCAATCAAACTGAAAGGTCTTGATCCGGCTAAAAAATACAAAATAGAAGAAATTAACCTATATCCAGGCACCAAATCGCCTATTGACAGCGCTAAAGTGTATTCAGGTGATTTTTTAATGAAAGTTGGTTTTAATCCCGAAGTTAACGCTTACAGAACAAGCGTCGTGTTAAAAGTACAGGCGTTATAAATGAATAAATAATTAATGATTAAGGGTGACTTCTCGTCTCCCTTTTTTGCTTTATAATAACTATGAAAAAATATATCTTAAGCATTGCAGGCATCATTTTTACCGGTGTTGTTGTTTTATCCTTTACGAATAAAAAAGATCAGCCTCCTAAGCGTCCTAACATACTTTTTGCCATTATGGATGATGTTACCTATCAGCACGTAGGGGCTTATGGTTGCAAGTGGGTAAAAACACCAAATTTCGACCGGATTGCCAAAGATGGACTACTATTTAAAAATGCTTATACGCCAAATGCAAAATGCGCCCCGTCGCGCTCCTGTATTATTACCGGCCGAAATTCGTGGCAGCTGGAAGAAGCAGGCAACCATTGGTCTTACTTTCCGGCCAAATTTGCATCGTTTGCAGAGGTGCTGGCTCAAAATGGATATGAAGTAGGTTATACCGGAAAAGGAGTAGCACCTGTTGTGGCAAAAAATGCAGATGGCAGCCCACGCGAAGTGCTGGTAAAAGCGTTCAATCAGCTTAAAACAACGCCACCAACAACTCAAATCAGCAATGTAGATTATGCGGCCAATTTTGGTGCATTTTTAAGTAAAACAGGCAGTAAACCCTTCTTTTTTTGGTATGGAGGTTTAGAACCGCACCGCGGATATGAATTTAACTCGGGCATTAGTAAAGGAGGAAAAAATCTTACCGACATTCCGAATGCAGAAATTTACCCCTTTTTGCCAAAAACGGATTCGGTACGGACAGATTTACTGGATTATGCTTTTGAAATTGAATATTTCGACAAACAACTGGGCAAAATGTTGAAAATGCTTGAAGATAAAGGTGAACTGCACAACACCCTTATTGTGGTTACTTCTGATAATGGTATGCCTTTTCCGAGGGTTAAGGGGCAGGCTTATGAATACTCCAATCACCTTCCACTTGCAATGATGTGGGCCGATGGAATAGCTCATAAAGGCCGTAAGGTGGAAGATTTTATCAGTTTTATCGATCTTGCTCCTACCTTTTTGGATCTGGCCAAAGTTCCTTCCGGTAAAAATATGATGAAACCCATTACCGGAAAAAGTTTTGCAGATATTTTTAGCGCCGATAAAGAAAAGGTTTCCGCAAAACGGAATTTTGTACTGGTGGGTAAAGAGCGCCATGATGTTGGCCGTCCGAACGATGTGGGTTATCCCATCCGGGCGATCTTTCAGGAAAACTACCTGTTTATAAAAAATTTCGAGCCTGAAAGATGGCCTGCCGGAAACCCCGAAACAGGTTACTTAAATGTAGATGGTGGCCCAACCAAAACGGCTTGTTTAAATACAGTTTATTCGATCAATAATGATTTCAATTACTGGTTATGGTCGTTCGGGAAACGTAATAGCGAAGAATTGTATGATATTAAAAAAGATCCTGCCTGTTTAAATAATCTGATTACGGTTCCTTCGCAAAAAAACAGATCGACCCAACTAAAAAATAAATTATTGACCCTGTTAAAAGAACAGGCAGATCCCCGGGTTTTTGGCAAGGGCAGCCAATTTGACCAATATAAATATGCGGATAAAAAAGGTGTAAATTTTTACGACCGATACTTGAAAAAAGATACTACATTACGCTGGGGATGGGTAAATGATACTGATTTTCAGGATATTTCAAAAATTGAACGTACTAAAAAAGCGAGGAATAAATAGAAAAAAAGGTAGTTTCCGAAACCGGAAACTACCTTGCTAGAGAAAGCGGGTAATTTAGAGATTAATACAATCCCAGTTCAGATAAGGCTGCATACTGCGTTCCATCCCAGGCATTATTGGCAATAACCTTAAAATAGCGGAAGGTTTTAGGTGAACCGAAGCCAAAGTATTGCGTAGCACTGTTATTGGCAGCTTGTTTACTGAAAACACTGGTAAAATTAGTTCCATCACTACTGATTAATAATTCGAAATCTTTAATGGCCCTGCTGGCTCCCGCTCTTTGGGTAAGCGATAATCCGCCGTTTACAGTTTTAGCTGATCCCAGATCGATGGTAAGGTAATGCGGATAGCTTGCCGCATTTGACGACCAGCGTGAGTGCCAGAAGGTTGAGGTTGACCCATCTATTACATTGATTGCTTTACCATCTTCACCGGTTTCCTGCGAACTAAAAGCTGCAACAGACCAGCCTGTTTTTGACAATTCGGTTTTGGTCGAAAAATCGAGCACCGGTATACCATTTTGAAAGGTATAGGCATATACCGTTTCATTGATGATCCCGTTATCGTGTACTAGTTTTACTTTAAGTTCGTAAGGAATGCCATTTGTTTTATTTTCCAGTTCGGCAATCGGCATCACTACCCTAAAACTATCTGTTCCAATTGGCGAAGATGCCCAGGTAATGGCATTATAATCTTTATTCGTACCTGTACCCTCGTTATTTTCGTTTGGATCGTTGTAATAAAGCACTTTGTTTACCGTACCGCTGCTGGTGTACTTTCCAGACACCACAATAGCCCCTAAACCAGCATCGTAATTGGCATAAATCCGTTTTACGGAAGATGTTATTGTGCCATAATAGCTTTTACTATCGTTGTTAAATGCTTCGCAGGCATTAAATATAGCTGCTTCTGCATCTGTCAGGAAACTTGGTCTAACTTCTAAATAATAATTACTCAGCCACATCATCGGCATTTTATAATTGGTGTTGGTACCGTTTGCATAAATATTCTGTGAAACCCACTGCCTGTCGTGCGGCGCATTAAAGGCGTGGCCAAGCTCGTGCATCATCCCGCCAACCCATTTGGCAAAGTTGTTTCGGCCAGTGTTTAACACCCCTTTTAAAGCCATGTTCATATAAGGATTATCGTTAGCAAAGCAGTAACGGCCATAGCCATAAAAAGGCTGTACCCCTTCTAATGGTTGCGGGCCTTCGGTGCTATTGTTATCGTAGCCAAATGCAGGCACTAAAATGAGTACGTGGTTACTGGTTTTTAATCCGGGATGGGAAGCAAAATAGGCATCAATCTCGGTGGTATAGGCCGAACCGTTTGTGCCATAACTTGCTTTCGGGTTGGCAGCCCTGATGAGCACAATTTCTGCATTTCCGGTTGTTCCATCCTGTTTTAAGCCAAAGGTTTTAAAGCCATAACCCGCATTGTTCATGGCCGTGCCATACCAGTTTTGGGCGTATAACATTACATCGCTCAAACGTTTTTTCCAGTTGGGCAGCGTATCCAGGTCGGACGGAATAAAATAAACGATGGCCAGGTTTCTGGTCTGCGTAATAATTGAAGAAGTAGTAGCCGTTTTCTTTGGCCCTGTGGTTTCGCCTCCTTCAGGGGCAATTACCGCTTTTTTACATGATGATGCAAAGAGTAATGCAGCGCATAGTAAAGTTAAAAGGGTTGTGGTTCTTTTCATTGGTAGATTGGTTTTTAGTAACGGTAAACGTTAACCTCGGCTAAATGTGTTGATTTAGTTGTTGGCGAAGCCGCGTTTAACATGGTTATTTTGATGTACCGGTAAAGTGCCGGTGTAGAAAGCTGATAGGACTGGTAACTTTTCACCACTGGATCCATTGTTAGATTTTTGCCCTGCGAAACCCATGTTGTACCGTCTAAACTTGCATCCAAATCAAATTTAGTAAAGCCATTACTGTTGTTTTGCCTTGGGGCTAAATCTATACGGGTAACGTAAATGGCTGTTTTCATATCTACATTTATCCAATGTGGAAATGGAGGCTCAGCAAGGCTCCATGAGGAGTGCCAGTAAGTATTTACATCACCATCAATGGCTGCTGCAGTTCTTCCGTTTACGGCCCCTTCTCCGGTAAGTTCTTCCGTATCTGCCGTGGCGCTCCATCCTGTTTTTGAGGCAAGAACGGCGGTTAACTTTGGTGCCACAATAAAGGCAGTTTTAACCGTTGGATTAATCAGATAACCTGAAGCATTTTTTACACTGATGGGCAAGAGATAATCTTTTGTCGGATCAAACTTTTTGGAAAAATATTTAAGGCTGATAAAATCTGATGAAACCCCACCCTGTGGTATAGTTACATTCAGTTTATCGATTGAGTATGAATCGGCAGGAAACCGCTCGTAAAGGGCCGAGCCGTTATTTTTCCTGATTACATTTAAACTGTCGAAAGCTTTGTTATCTATTTCAAAAGTAACATTTATCGGGTTTTTAGGTAGCCCTAAGCCACCGAATTGTGCGTTAAACTTAAACGTTCTGGCATCATCGGTATAAGGGAAAATATTTAAATTCTGCAGGCCAACATTTGCCCTGGCCACAAAAATCTGGACCTTATCTTTCGAATCGGTTTCTTCTTCGTAGGAGGTATTTTTTTTGCAACCTGCTGCTACAATCCATGCAGCAGCTATAATACTCAGGTAACTTATATTTTTGATATTCATGATTGTTGTATTGTTAATAACCTGGAAATTGAACCAATTGCTTATTTCTGTCCATTTCATTCTGACCATAAGGAAGGAAGTAAAATTTACGCTGCCAGATGGCCCTGGTAAAGGCAATGGTACGGACATGAAAATTAGGATCGGATAAACTTGTACCTGCATCCATGTTCATTCCATAAAATGCACCACCCTGGTTTGATCCCTGTTGATTTGGAATTTTCCATCTGCGCACATCATAATACCTGTTGCCACCTTCGTAACAGAGTTCAATCCTTCTTTCCAGCCTGATCTGATTGCGTAAATCGCTTTGGCTTATCCCATTAGCCAGTTCAGGCAATCCACCACGGGTTCTGATCAGGTTAAGGTATTTCAGCACATCAGGGTTACCCGGGTCTGATTCGTTCAGTGCCTCAGCATAGTTTAAATACAATTCTGCCAGTCTGATCAACATCGCCGGACGAGCCACGGTAACATAAGGATTCATACTAAATGTTGGGTGGATATTTTTTCTGGCGGTATATCCTGTTTTTGGCCAATCTCTCGGTACACCTGCTTTACCAGAAGTTCCTGTATTAAAAAATTCAACCCTGGCATTATTTGCACCAGTTTTGGCCACTCCCGGATTTACAGCCCCATTGAAGGTAACATCTGCATAAAAACGCGGCTCCCGGTTGGTGTACATGGTATTGGTACCTGCCACATAATATTCGTTTGCTGTTGAGGTATAGGTATTTTCTTTATAAATGGCACTGGTGGTGATGTTATTTCCATCGGCCATTCTAAAATCATCCACAAGGCTCTGCACTACACCAAGGCCATTATAACCTGTTCCCTGGGTAGAACGTGGCGAAGCCGAAGCTTCCCAGGAACCTGATATTGCTGTTGATGTTCTCAACCAGATCCCTTCCGTTTTCCAGCCACTCCAATATAAATCCCTGCACGATAAAAATGCCGCCCTGAAGGGTGTAGTGCTGGTTACCTTGTAAATTCCCTTTCCGTTTGCTTCTGCCAGATCGATGGCAGCTTTTGCTGCATCTGAAGCAGCTTTCCACCTCGTTGCATCGTAACTTTGATTGAACAGTTGTTTGCCATCTAAATTTTTAAAGTCTGATAGCTCTGTATTTCCGTTAAACAAGGGGCTGGCGTGATATAATAATATCTGCGATTTTACCGCTGCCACAATAATCTTGTTTATTCTGCCCGCTTTAGTCACATCCAGATCAGAAGTGCCATTGATATAGTTGTTCAACGGTAGTTTACTTTCGGCTTCGGTCATCTGTGAGAGCACAAAAGCCACACACTCATCCCAGGAGCTTCTCGGAATCTGGAAGTTATCTTCAGGAGTTGATGCTTTTAATGGTGCAATTACCACCGGACCAACCTGTTTCATAAATATCCAATAGTAATAAGCGCGTAAAAACTGTGCTTCGCCTTTATATTGTTTAATTAAATCAGCTCCGTTTGCAAGTGCCTTGATCTCTTCGTTACGGTCGATGTTTTCTAAAAATATGGTACATAACCTGATTTTTTCGTAAAAAGCATTCATTCCCGACGAATTCTGATCGGCATTTAGCGCACCACTGTTTATTGGTGGGTTGGTCCAGTTACTGGCATCCATTTCATCGGCAGTAATAGAAGTAATGTAGTTGTAGGGCATATCCCATGGATCGGGAATGGAAGAATACAATCCGGCCAGCCACCTTTCGGTTTGAGACCTGTTTTGAAATACCCCGTCAACTGTAACCAGGTTATCGGGCACAGCATCAAAGAAACCTTTTTTACAGCCCACAGGCAGTAAAAAAACCAAGCATAATGCCATAAATGCCAGTAATTTTATCTTAATTTTTTTCATGATGATTTATTGAAAATTAACGCGTAAACCTAAATTGTAAGTGGT
Proteins encoded:
- a CDS encoding RagB/SusD family nutrient uptake outer membrane protein; this translates as MKKIKIKLLAFMALCLVFLLPVGCKKGFFDAVPDNLVTVDGVFQNRSQTERWLAGLYSSIPDPWDMPYNYITSITADEMDASNWTNPPINSGALNADQNSSGMNAFYEKIRLCTIFLENIDRNEEIKALANGADLIKQYKGEAQFLRAYYYWIFMKQVGPVVIAPLKASTPEDNFQIPRSSWDECVAFVLSQMTEAESKLPLNNYINGTSDLDVTKAGRINKIIVAAVKSQILLYHASPLFNGNTELSDFKNLDGKQLFNQSYDATRWKAASDAAKAAIDLAEANGKGIYKVTSTTPFRAAFLSCRDLYWSGWKTEGIWLRTSTAISGSWEASASPRSTQGTGYNGLGVVQSLVDDFRMADGNNITTSAIYKENTYTSTANEYYVAGTNTMYTNREPRFYADVTFNGAVNPGVAKTGANNARVEFFNTGTSGKAGVPRDWPKTGYTARKNIHPTFSMNPYVTVARPAMLIRLAELYLNYAEALNESDPGNPDVLKYLNLIRTRGGLPELANGISQSDLRNQIRLERRIELCYEGGNRYYDVRRWKIPNQQGSNQGGAFYGMNMDAGTSLSDPNFHVRTIAFTRAIWQRKFYFLPYGQNEMDRNKQLVQFPGY